Proteins encoded together in one Penicillium digitatum chromosome 1, complete sequence window:
- a CDS encoding Phospholipid metabolism enzyme regulator, putative, with protein MAAESERPPHLNGTSGRSRGPKDTEAASDPVYRSVSESGMIERSIVTSQTQPMSQVPKLFPNPPTASATASSTANSAVSSRESSPVRHSARAYNPSSPSRASSHSRKTSQDQSSPTQHSSGLISGPPTNSPAPNAQRSSSSPVRSLVLSTPVDSLANVPGPEKSNMPSRAANRRTDLDSALPNTSHKRSSLPLEDLASKTDRNTTWTVARGVSGQGSSLETVEEMASNPSTPSSDTPTKPVIPEESRLHRIDEDPTPRASPQTLGSGSDSGENRNSEAKEEPRPQASGAAKPPKTLMSQRSTTSLSAGARGKPADGSVRNMIVETETVSSIPQVSMGVGNGERGSASRADQSTLRMKPSNETIRPRKEKKKTRRPNTLLTAGSVTSKADIFEARVANAVDEADVSDSDETFVYDSNPPDPYPSRPPRYHSRTPSATSMASQADQMSSRTRGLRDSSHRVIGKRSMKFTNANPYNNNNSIDGDGAEAEMSTRCSRTDGSGTITPRHHNLGRLHGRNCVHPNLFDNDSANSLSQSQKSPRHFIGNSYRHSRHSNTRLSPNYRAISGSKQSSEFHAYDYDAEGADDERTPLMEYMAQRERGFFARFGSCAIIFLMLLVVAGGATSFIIAATQPLLDVQVVAIQNVLASEQEIMLDLNVQAVNPNLFPVTIDDTDVNIFAKSRFVGTDKLWREHGGLDNVPRVEQSRRRWQLSRAVRCLGNLNCINEATLNHSDPHTTDGVDKGTDPPTDPEGDPRSMLLGRVFHFDSPLSFESSPWNHLTSSSKGQIRLARPGNKTEAGGTERWERVLQHPFELTVRGIIKYQLPLSSRYLSASVSSSIKVVPDADDNDLEQTPPSNGTPSLLNYFYFLTFSCNATKSKEPIACGRPLCIHHTDTQECDMYDLRALHPFLTRQPSALFYQV; from the exons ATGGCTGCGGAGTCCGAGAGGCCGCCTCACCTTAATGGCACCTCTGGTCGATCCAGAGGCCCGAAGGATACAGAGGCGGCGTCAGACCCTGTGTATCGATCTGTCAGCGAAAGTGGCATGATAGAACGGTCCATCGTTACGTCCCAGACTCAACCCATGTCTCAGGTCCCTAAGCTTTTTCCCAATCCCCCTACCGCTTCCGCTACGGCGTCGTCTACTGCGAACTCGGCTGTCTCCTCCCGCGAATCCTCGCCAGTCCGACACTCCGCACGTGCCTACAATCCTTCTTCGCCCAGCCGGGCATCTTCACACTCACGAAAGACCAGTCAAGACCAATCCAGTCCCACCCAGCATTCTAGCGGTTTGATATCTGGCCCACCCACAAACTCGCCAGCACCGAATGCTCAACGTTCCTCGTCCTCTCCTGTCAGATCCCTTGTTCTCTCCACTCCAGTCGACTCGCTGGCCAATGTTCCCGGTCCGGAAAAGTCTAATATGCCATCACGGGCCGCGAACCGTCGCACAGACCTGGATTCTGCCCTTCCGAATACTTCACACAAAAGATCTTCATTACCGTTGGAGGATTTAGCATCCAAGACGGACCGGAACACAACCTGGACTGTCGCTAGAGGCGTCAGTGGACAAGGGTCCTCCCTAGAAACAGTTGAAGAGATGGCAAGCAATCCCTCTACCCCGTCCAGTGACACTCCTACCAAGCCGGTAATCCCAGAGGAGTCACGATTGCACCGAATCGATGAAGACCCGACTCCACGTGCTTCGCCTCAAACTTTAGGCAGTGGCAGTGATAGTGGTGAGAATCGAAATTCAGAAGCCAAAGAGGAGCCTCGTCCACAGGCGTCTGGTGCAGCCAAACCGCCCAAAACTCTCATGTCACAGCGATCGACAACATCACTCAGTGCTGGTGCTCGTGGAAAGCCTGCCGACGGCTCAGTTCGCAATATGATTGTAGAAACAGAGACTGTCAGTTCAATACCGCAAGTTTCCATGGGAGTGGGAAATGGTGAACGAGGCAGCGCTTCCCGTGCAGACCAGAGTACACTTCGCATGAAACCCTCCAATGAGACGATTCGTCCacgcaaagaaaagaaaaagacccGTCGCCCcaatacccttcttacaGCAGGCTCCGTAACAAGCAAGGCGGATATCTTTGAGGCTAGAGTGGCCAATGCAGTAGATGAGGCTGATGTTTCGGACTCCGACGAGACTTTCGTTTACGACTCGAACCCGCCTGATCCATACCCATCCCGCCCGCCCCGGTATCATTCTCGGACACCTAGTGCGACCTCTATGGCGAGTCAAGCGGACCAAATGTCTAGTCGTACTCGAGGGTTGCGGGATTCTTCTCACCGCGTGATAGGCAAACGCAGCATGAAGTTTACCAACGCCAACCCctacaacaacaacaacagcaTAGATGGCGATGGTGCTGAGGCTGAAATGTCCACGCGTTGCTCTAGAACTGATGGAAGTGGAACCATCACTCCCCGGCATCACAATTTGGGCCGTCTTCATGGACGCAACTGCGTGCACCCAAATCTTTTTGATAACGACAGCGCAAACTCACTGAGTCAATCTCAAAAGTCtccccgccatttcatcgGGAATAGCTACAGGCATTCTCGTCACAGCAATACCCGGCTTTCTCCCAATTACAGAGCTATCAGCGGTTCCAAGCAGAGTAGCGAGTTTCATGCTTATGATTACGACGCAGAGGGTGCGGACGATGAACGCACACCACTG ATGGAGTACATGGCGCAGCGTGAACGCGGGTTTTTCGCTCGATTTGGCTCATGCGCTATTATCTTCCTTATGTTATTGGTTGTCGCTGGCGGTGCTACTTCCTTCATCATTGCGGCAACCCAACCTCTTCTAGATGTCCAAGTTGTTGCGATTCAAAACGTGTTGGCTTCAGAACAGGAAATAATGTTGGATTTGAACGTGCAAGCCGTCAACCCGAACTTGTTCCCTGTGACCATTGACGACACTGATGTCAACATATTTGCGAAGAGTCGCTTTGTTGGGACCGACAAGCTTTGGCGCGAGCATGGTGGTCTGGATAATGTCCCCCGCGTGGAGCAAAGCCGACGTCGCTGGCAGTTGTCACGGGCTGTGAGGTGCCTCGGCAATTTGAACTGTATCAACGAAGCCACGCTTAACCACTCTGACCCGCACACCACCGACGGAGTTGACAAGGGCACTGATCCCCCAACCGACCCAGAAGGCGACCCGCGATCTATGTTGCTTGGCCGTGTGTTCCACTTCGATTCCCCACTGTCTTTcgaatcttctccttggaATCATTTGACTTCCAGCTCTAAGGGACAGATTCGTCTAGCCCGGCCAGGAAACAAAACTGAGGCAGGAGGCACAGAGCGCTGGGAGCGAGTCCTTCAACACCCCTTCGAGTTGACTGTCCGCGGCATCATCAAATACCAGCTCCCACTCAGCTCCCGCTACCTCTCGGCATCTGTTAGCTCCAGCATCAAGGTAGTGCCTGATGCCGATGACAACGATCTAGAACAAACACCTCCGAGCAACGGCACA CCCTCTCTTCTTAATTACTTTTACTTTCTTACTTTTTCATGTAACGCGACGAAAAGCAAAGAACCTATTGCCTGTGGCCGCCCACTCTGCATCCATCATACCGACACGCA AGAATGCGATATGTACGACTTGCGCGCCCTCCATCCATTCCTTACACGGCAGCCATCCGCATTATTTTACCAGGTTTGA
- a CDS encoding Phosphoesterase, giving the protein MNLSALISLLTFAVAVTADAKAQQSPHFSGSIANLKTKIKNVVILEMENRSVDNLLGGQTLKGLDNPINNGPFCNPYNLTDPSAGKVCSSAKDFDSILDDPDHSVTGNNIEFYGTFAPSNVHIAEGTLTPTQCGFVHEQLRSYGDDADKAYLAKQVINYYIEDEVPVMTTLVQNYLTFNHWHSDHPGPTNPNRAFVLSGTSAGHGTNDDAFNPDVHGLTQRSIFQQLSETNHTWKNYYTSPSMVDAYFFDWTFTSGNSDKAVPLDNFYADAAAGKLPEFSFIDPSCCGVGTNSMHPTGLVSEGEALIKNVYDAVRSSPQWEETLLILTFDETGGFHDHVPPPLATRPDDLTYTEIAPSGEKYTFSFDRLGGRVPALLISPWIAKGQVEQMGTNSDGNVVSYSASSILRTLGYLWDFEPFTPRVGSSPSFEHLIQTTARPDTPINLPVPKAAFRKTEI; this is encoded by the exons ATGAATCTCAGTGCCCTCATTAGCCTGTTGACCTTTGCGGTGGCGGTCACCGCTGATGCAAAGGCTCAACAATCCCCTCATTTTTCAGGTTCCATCGCTAATCTGAAGACCAAGATTAAAAATGTTGTCATCCTGGAAATGGAAAACCGCTCTGTAGATAACCTGCTCGGTGGGCAGACTCTCAAGGGACTGGATAATCCTATTAACAACGGCCCCTTCTGCAACCCGTACAACTTGACCGATCCTTCAGCTGGCAAGGTGTGCAGCTCTGCTAAGGACTTTGACTCTATTCTGGATGATCCTGACCACTCGGTGACTGGAAACAATATCGAGTTTTACGGCACTTTTGCCCCAAGCAATGTCCATATTGCCGAGGGCACGCTCACTCCTACCCAGTGTGGCTTTGTGCATGAGCAGTTGCGCAGCTATGGCGACGATGCCGACAAGGCTTACCTGGCCAAACAAGTCATCAACTACTACATCGAGGACGAAGTGCCAGTAATGACTACGCTGGTGCAGAACTATCTCACCTTCAACCACTGGCATTCAGATCACCCCGGT CCCACCAACCCCAACCGTGCTTTTGTACTCTCAGGTACATCTGCCGGTCACGGCACCAACGATGATGCCTTCAACCCAGATGTCCACGGTCTCACTCAACGTTCCATCTTCCAGCAGCTGTCGGAAACCAACCACACCTGGAAGAATTACTACACAAGCCCTAGCATGGTTGACGCCTACTTCTTTGACTGGACCTTTACAAGCGGCAACTCCGACAAAGCAGTCCCCCTGGATAACTTCTACGCTGATGCTGCAGCCGGCAAGCTCCCAGAATTCTCCTTTATCGACCCGTCCTGCTGCGGCGTGGGCACAAACTCCATGCACCCTACCGGCCTCGTTTCCGAAGGCGAAGCTCTCATCAAGAATGTCTATGACGCAGTCCGCTCTAGCCCGCAGTGGGAAGAGACGCTCTTGATCCTCACCTTCGATGAGACAGGCGGTTTCCACGATCATGTCCCGCCCCCGCTGGCTACCCGCCCGGATGATTTGACTTACACTGAGATCGCACCCTCCGGCGAGAAGTATACATTCTCCTTTGACCGTCTCGGCGGTCGCGTCCCGGCTCTCTTGATCTCGCCGTGGATCGCTAAGGGTCAGGTCGAGCAGATGGGCACTAACTCGGATGGTAATGTCGTGTCTTACTCTGCTTCTTCAATCCTGCGCACTCTCGGTTATCTCTGGGACTTTGAGCCTTTCACGCCTCGTGTTGGATCTTCGCCTTCGTTTGAGCATCTTATTCAGACTACCGCACGTCCTGATACACCTATAAATCTGCCGGTACCCAAGGCGGCCTTTAGAAAAACGGAGATCTAG
- a CDS encoding Guanyl-specific ribonuclease F1: MTAATFRYIDRASYDPNATEPFKKPWGKVDGPGRSYQLTELERKVENLRGQESQFTTDNSGFALYNSPAKETAFTDDAKVRSGYYAEVEELLRKKLPGVKKVAIFDHTIRRRTPGSARSPVQLVHVDQTPRAAEARVRRHLPEDEVEELLKGRYQIINVWRPIENPASDFPLALIDWRSIAPSDFVNVDLLYPKEWQETGEVAPDSESMFSTEGYEVKGETYAIAPNEGHRFFYAKDMTPEEVMFIKCFDSSSHTMTGGKTDIAHGSGHTAFFDPQTPAGSPGRQSIEVRCLVFYE, translated from the coding sequence ATGACGGCAGCAACATTCAGATACATAGACCGAGCTTCATACGACCCCAACGCCACAGAGCCGTTCAAAAAGCCCTGGGGCAAAGTCGACGGACCAGGCCGATCCTACCAGCTCACAGAACTGGAACGCAAAGTCGAGAACCTCCGAGGCCAAGAATCTCAATTTACAACCGACAATTCCGGCTTTGCTTTATACAACTCACCGGCGAAGGAGACCGCATTCACCGACGACGCCAAAGTACGATCGGGGTACTACGCAGAAGTAGAAGAGCTACTCCGCAAGAAGCTCCCGGGGGTGAAGAAAGTTGCCATCTTTGACCACACCATCCGGCGACGGACGCCGGGCTCAGCGCGTAGTCCTGTGCAACTGGTTCATGTGGATCAAACGCCCCGAGCTGCTGAGGCGAGAGTGCGTCGCCACCTGCCCGAGGATGAAGTGGAGGAGTTGTTGAAGGGTCGGTACCAGATTATCAATGTCTGGCGTCCGATTGAGAATCCGGCTTCGGATTTCCCGTTGGCGCTGATTGATTGGAGGAGTATTGCTCCTTCGGATTTTGTCAATGTTGATCTTCTTTATCCGAAGGAGTGGCAGGAGACTGGGGAGGTGGCGCCTGATTCCGAGTCGATGTTCTCTACGGAGGGGTATGAGGTCAAGGGGGAGACTTATGCTATCGCTCCTAATGAGGGGCATCGTTTCTTTTATGCTAAGGATATGACGCCGGAGGAAGTCATGTTCATCAAGTGCTTTGACTCAAGTAGTCACACTATGACTGGGGGGAAGACGGATATTGCTCATGGATCGGGACATACTGCTTTCTTTGATCCGCAGACACCTGCTGGGTCGCCCGGGAGGCAGAGCATTGAAGTTAGATGTCTTGTCTTCTATGAATAA
- a CDS encoding Fungal transcriptional regulatory protein, N-terminal — protein sequence MASSRSTGKRLPISCQACRTRKIRCSRDGRPCQTCVRRGLGAEDCIYLGQPRLSAEQSSPGDSAVQNELLARIRNLEGLLQKQMNSQAGTSTGGTVSPLGGTSAAGSFSEPETWESLGPMLDNVGILRTSPSGHVHYVPLASQWESLVAKSPAAECLPNSDSDVAEDDDDLQIPLARNGSISRAELLSILPPGRYCDTLKDVYFQVFSSVFHILHDLTFEAEYQHFCHDPGSVSTSWLALLFAILAIAVSALDDDHPLLSDLGRERTVSRNIKVLSARYRSAALRCLAADGVMSRHSINSLQALVLINYARVHRGLPIWTLLGFTHHVAISMGCHLDPERFTLGPIEREERRRVWAGLMMLYTIQNTAFGSLDQQTLTQDVKTPADIDDVDLLTSPSLKRPSPSTFPRPTQMTYLLLNFRLYKISSKICETIFSYPSTSRFTTSHLEAEIISVREMVEARYALDTNNPLPIHHQANHHILYSQIHQLLLLLLRPNLCRYLQGEITPETCATRAKCVASAKASLSIFETLLETPLFKPYKWYTSGLGSFHAFHAAVTLAVILLIPEGQSEYEEIKEILDRALDMFASLSVRSVFCSKAVPIIRQMTDVALTKYNPQSPTHSQSHLQAQAQVQHQQNQANIQSQSHSQSHNHLLPSIQMPPSMSNLSPGMTMQDNYNISHSQSQSGSPVPTTASISSEHTMHSSFGQMHPQNWISPTSVPWDSLGPANGGYGARSEEAGAQRGLHWNRQLCYRFSPTPGVPQDFRGITAKPPAPFPSTGGLHTVSSIFMTVSQNRTNRFRFPPCSQTEASERGNDKDVCQEEEYCVVCYAAHEAHEFECGV from the exons ATGGCTTCATCCCGGTCAACCGGCAAGCGCCTTCCCATCAGCTGCCAGGCCTGCCGAACACGAAAGATCAGATGCTCGCGCGACGGCCGGCCATGTCAAACATGCGTACGCCGCGGTCTAGGTGCCGAAGATTGCATCTACCTCGGCCAGCCGCGACTTTCAGCTGAGCAATCCTCCCCCGGCGACAGCGCAGTGCAGAACGAACTGCTAGCACGAATTCGGAACCTGGAAGGATTGCTCCAGAAGCAAATGAACTCGCAGGCCGGTACATCCACTGGTGGCACAGTCTCGCCACTAGGTGGGACGAGTGCAGCTGGGAGTTTCTCCGAGCCTGAGACATGGGAATCCCTCGGCCCCATGTTGGATAACGTTGGTATACTTCGTACTTCTCCTTCGGGTCATGTGCACTATGTGCCATTGGCTTCGCAATGGGAGTCTTTAGTGGCAAAGAGCCCCGCTGCGGAGTGTTTGCCCAACTCCGATTCGGATGTcgcggaagatgatgatgatttgCAAATCCCCTTGGCTAGGAACGGGAGTATCTCACGTGCTGAGCTGTTGTCGATATTGCCGCCTGGCCGGTATTGTGATACCCTAAAGGATGTTTATTTTCAGGTCTTTTCCTCG GTGTTCCATATCCTTCACGATTTGACATTCGAAGCCGAGTATCAGCATTTTTGCCATGATCCCGGTAGTGTGTCAACATCCTGGCTGGCTTTGCTCTTCGCCATTCTTGCTATCGCTGTAAGCGCGCTCGATGATGATCATCCTTTGTTGTCTGATCTGGGGCGAGAGCGAACGGTCAGCCGAAATATCAAAGTGCTATCAGCGCGATATCGATCTGCCGCATTGCGGTGCCTCGCTGCTGATGGGGTGATGTCCCGACATTCGATTAACTCGTTACAAGCTTTGGTTCTCATTAACTACGCACGAGTCCACCGCGGTCTACCAATCTGGACATTGCTAGGATTTACACATCACGTTGCAATATCAATGGGTTGCCATTTAGACCCAGAGCGGTTTACTCTTGGGCCAATTGAGCGAGAAGAGCGGCGACGGGTCTGGGCCGGACTAATGATGCTATACACCATCCAAAACACAGCATTTGGGAGCCTCGACCAGCAGACTCTAACGCAAGACGTGAAAACGCCTGCAGACATCGACGACGTTGATCTACTCACCAGCCCAAGTTTGAAACGACCATCACCTTCAACGTTCCCCCGCCCAACACAGATGACCTACCTTCTCTTGAATTTCCGACTCTATAAAATCTCCTCGAAGATTTGTGAAACAATCTTCAGCTACCCAAGTACATCCCGATTCACTACCTCCCACCTCGAAGCGGAAATCATCTCCGTCCGTGAAATGGTCGAGGCTCGCTATGCTCTCGATACAAACAACCCCCTCCCCATTCACCACCAAGCCAACCATCACATCCTCTACAGCCAGATCCATCAACTTCTTCTACTGCTCCTCCGCCCTAATCTCTGCCGCTACCTGCAAGGCGAGATTACACCGGAGACTTGTGCTACAAGGGCAAAGTGCGTCGCTTCCGCTAAGGCTTCACTTTCCATCTTCGAAACCCTCCTCGAAACACCATTATTCAAGCCCTACAAATGGTATACCAGCGGACTAGGCAGTTTCCATGCCTTTCACGCTGCAGTCACATTAGCCGTCATCTTACTCATTCCCGAGGGCCAGTCCGAATacgaagagatcaaagagaTCCTCGATCGAGCACTAGACATGTTTGCCTCGCTCTCAGTCCGTAGTGTTTTCTGCAGCAAAGCTGTTCCCATTATTCGACAGATGAC CGACGTTGCCTTAACAAAATACAACCCCCAATCACCCACCCACTCTCAATCCCACCTTCAAGCCCAGGCCCAAGTCCAACACCAGCAAAATCAAGCCAACATCcaatctcaatctcactcTCAGTCCCACAATCACCTCCTACCAAGCATCCAGATGCCACCCTCCATGTCAAACCTTTCCCCCGGGATGACAATGCAAGACAACTATAACATCTCGCATTCGCAATCCCAATCTGGATCGCCGGTGCCAACTACTGCATCGATCTCCAGTGAGCACACCATGCATTCCAGTTTCGGGCAGATGCATCCGCAAAATTGGATCAGTCCTACATCTGTTCCGTGGGATTCGCTGGGGCCTGCGAATGGGGGATATGG GGCTCGGAGCGAAGAGGCAGGGGCTCAGCGTGGACTACACTGGAACCG TCAACTAT GCTACCGCTTTTCCCCAACCCCAGGAGTCCCCCAAGACTTCCGCGGCATAACAGCAAAGCCTCCCGCACCCTTTCCATCAACTGGTGGTTTACACACCGTAAGCTCCATATTCATGACTGTTTCACAAAACCGCACCAACCGCTTCCGATTCCCA CCATGTTCCCAGACCGAGGCCTCGGAGCGAGGAAATGACAAAGACGTCTGTCAAGAAGAGGAATATTGTGTAGTCTGTTACGCAGCGCACGAGGCCCACGAATTTGAGTGTGGAGTCTGA
- a CDS encoding Major facilitator superfamily domain, general substrate transporter, with amino-acid sequence MAMWYSLSIAFFAAIGTFLFGFDTGIATTTIAHQSWIDYMKKPSNGITGAVVAVYIAGEAVGALTQTFIGDRLGRIRFMQMMCIIVTIGTVIQTASVNIGMFLAGRVLAGFAVGGMVATVPIYLSEISDPKYRGLIGGISGCGISFGTMVSNWVGYACSYAPYGPIQWRLPLGIQIPWGMIMFVGLATFMPNSPRQLIRYGKIELARSEFARIRRGLALHEIEEEFGLMKAQIAYEMEGEMTSYREIFKLFRHRVLVSIAVQTMTSLTGVNVIQYYQTILYKGLGIGSHSILALAAVYGTVAFLSNAVTTMYMTDQWGRRKMLITGLAGVALVEIYAAVMQRQFQNTDNRIGKGFAILGIYLFVVYYYGMLNSTTWLYGAEVLPIALRSKVMGLAAASHFIVNVGITEAGPSAFANIHENYYYVFIVSSAFFLVIAYFYFPETKQKTLEEVAAAFGDRVVDPDEGPKRANIKGSLNYTGPAS; translated from the exons ATGGCGATGTGGTATTCGCTGAGTATTGCTTTCTTTGCTGCAATTGGCACATTTCTGTTT GGATTTGATACGGGCATTGCTACAACCA CGATTGCCCACCAAAGCTGGATTGACTATATGAAAAAGCCATCAAATGGCATCACAGGAGCT GTTGTGGCCGTGTACATTGCCGGCGAAGCCGTTGGCGCCCTTACACAAACATTCATCGGTGATCGACTCGGCCGCATTCGCTTCATGCAAATGATGTGCATAATCGTGACAATCGGCACCGTCATTCAAACCGCCTCCGTCAACATCGGCATGTTCCTTGCCGGCCGCGTGCTAGCCGGCTTCGCAGTAGG TGGCATGGTCGCAACAGTCCCAATCTATCTGAGTGAGATCTCGGACCCCAAATACCGCGGTCTAATCGGTGGCATCTCCGGCTGCGGCATCTCATTCGGAACAATGGTGTCGAACTGGGTCGGCTATGCTTGCAGCTACGCACCCTACGGCCCCATTCAATGGCGCTTGCCTTTGGGGATACAGATCCCCTGGGGTATGATCATGTTCGTTGGTCTTGCGACTTTCATGCCTAACTCGCCACGCCAGCTAATTCGCTATGGGAAGATTGAGTTGGCGCGCAGCGAATTTGCGCGTATTCGACGGGGGCTTGCACTCCACGAGATAGAGGAGGAGTTTGGGCTTATGAAGGCGCAGATTGCGTATGAGATGGAGGGGGAGATGACTTCTTACCGCGAGATCTTTAAACTGTTTAGACATCGGGTGCTTGT GTCTATTGCTGTGCAAACGATGACAAGTTTGACCGGTGTCAATGTCATTCAATATTACCAGA CTATTTTGTACAAGGGCCTTGGAATCGGATCACACTCGATCCTCGCTTTAGCTGCAGTCTACGGTACCGTTGCCTTTTTGTCCAACGCGGTGACTACAATGTACATGACCGACCAATGGGGACGTCGGAA GATGCTGATCACCGGATTGGCTGGGGTGGCTCTAGTCGAAATTTATGCCGCAGTCATGCAGAGGCAATTCCAGAATACAGACAATCGCATCGGAAAGGGCTTCGCGATTCTTGGAATCTATCTCTTTGTGGTTTACTATT ATGGTATGCTCAACAGCACTACATGGCTATATGGCGCCGAGGTTCTTCCTATTGCTCTCCGCAGCAAGGTGATGGGTCTTGCCGCCGCATCCCACTTTATCGTTAATGTTGGCA TCACCGAGGCTGGACCCAGCGCTTTTGCCAATATCCACGAGAATTACTACTATGTGTTTATAGTAAGCTCCGCATTCTTTTTAGTGATCGCTTACTTTTATTTCCC GGAAACTAAGCAGAAGACCCTTGAAGAAGTCGCAGCTGCTTTCGGTGACCGGGTCGTGGATCCGGACGAGGGTCCTAAGCGTGCG AACATCAAAGGCAGTTTGAACTACACAGGCCCTGCCTCGTGA
- a CDS encoding 60S ribosomal eL42 domain-containing protein has translation MANEPVHHVTENQFQQLIISSENNPKQLQIAYEVHRSNRNAIFRNQICQPGFSEWKEDEILSKVLEAEKGLTNFVDPRHNLAFWARPPQHIQDLVYKIQQEIGPLIGPGLWLVPPHHLHMTTLEIRSELTGSEIDGIASSLKMSGSVAELANYTLNHRARLVKPVISYDTSAIALSFVPAAGEEDRSEYSGKDDRFTYHHLRSDLYNIVTQSGCPIAARYTVPSAHLTIARFITPSGAKEGDSNPQEEFEKKALGLIDKIEDLNHELRSNVWSRLGNPSQGQWVIGHEKGLELMKGPTCIIFLATPKMVSAYPIGPKRVKSHNPTIALALLRQATIQRPPPSYPAKSVKMVNIPKTRRTYCKSKECHKHTQHKVTQYKAGKASLFAQGKRRYDRKQSGYGGQTKPVFHKKAKTTKKVVLRLECTACKSKKQLALKRCKHFELGGDKKTKGAALVF, from the exons ATGGCCAATGAACCGGTGCATCATGTAACTGAGAATCAGTTTCAGCAATTGATCATTAGTTCCGAAAATAACCCG AAACAATTGCAAATTGCCTACGAGGTCCATAGAAGCAATCGAAATGCCATTTTCAGAAACCAAATCTGCCAACCTGGGTTTTCCGAAtggaaagaagatgagaTCCTATCCAAAGTTCTTGAGGCTGAGAAGGGATTGACAAACTTCGTCGACCCGAGACACAACCTTGCCTTTTGGGCACGCCCGCCACAGCATATCCAGGACTTGGTCTACAAGATCCAGCAGGAAATAGGACCCTTGATTGGACCAG gtctCTGGCTCGTGCCCCCGCATCATCTTCACATGACCACTCTAGAGATCAGATCTGAACTGACAGGATCTGAAATTGACGGGATCGCCTCTTCTCTCAAAATGAGCGGGTCCGTCGCAGAGCTGGCAAACTACACTCTCAACCACCGTGCACGGCTGGTCAAGCCAGTAATCAGCTATGACACCTCTGCTATTGCTTTGAGCTTTGTACCAGCAGCTGGCGAGGAAGATCGCAGTGAATATAGTGGGAAAGATGATCGTTTTACGTATCACCATCTGCGAAGTGATCTCTACAACATTGTAACGCAATCTGGCTGTCCAATCGCGGCCAGATATACCGTACCATCTGCGCATCTCACCATTGCGCGCTTTATTACGCCTAGTGGTGCCAAAGAAGGAGACTCAAATCCCCAAGAGGAGTTCGAGAAGAAGGCATTGGGACTTATTGATAAGATCGAGGACCTCAATCATGAACTCCGCTCAAATGTGTGGTCGAGATTGGGAAACCCATCCCAAGGGCAGTGGGTGATAGGCCATGAGAAGGGGTTAGAATTGATGAAGGGCCCAACATG CATTATCTTCCTGGCGACCCCTAAAATGGTTAGCGCCTACCCGATAGGGCCTAAGCGAGTGAAATCCCACAACCCAACAATCGCACTTGCTCTCCTCCGACAAGCGACAATCCAACGACCACCACCCAGCTATCCGGCCAAGTCAGTCAAAATG GTCAACATTCCCAAAACCCGCCGGACGTACTGCAAGTCCAAGGAGTGCCACAAGCACACACAGCACAAGGTCACCCAGTACAAGGCTGGCAAG GCCTCCCTCTTCGCCCAGGGTAAGCGCCGTTACGACCGGAAGCAGAGTGGTTACGGTGGTCAGACCAAGCCTGTCTTCCAcaagaaggccaagaccACCAAGAAGGTCGTCCTGCGTCTCGAGTGCACTGCTTGCAAGTCCAAGAAGCAGCTCGCCCTGAAGCGCTGCAAGCACTTCGAGCTGGG TGGTGACAAGAAGACCAAGGGTGCTGCCCTCGTTTTCTAG
- a CDS encoding NEDD8-like protein (RubA), putative — protein MLIKVRTLTGKEIELDIEPDYKVFRIKERVEEKEGIPPVQQRLIFGGKQMADDKTASEYNLEGGATLHLVLALRGGCAATSI, from the exons ATGTTGATCAA GGTCCGAACACTCACCGGCAAGGAGATCGAGCTCGACATTGAACCTGACTACAAG GTCTTCCGGATAAAGGAGCGTGTCGAGGAGAAGGAAGGAATTCCCCCGGTCCAGCAACGACTCATCTTCGGCGGCAAGCAGAT GGCGGACGATAAGACAGCCTCAGAATATAACCTCGAAGGTGGCGCTACGCTCCATCTCGTGCTTGCTCTGCGTGGAGGATGCGCTGCGACATCGATATGA